tataatttttaattaaagtattatgtttataattttaaatttaaattcaaatatactttttttttgaatttttacgtAAGCAATTGGGTTTGagaacattttttaaaaatttatataatttataagttATTATGCTAATTACAAAggattataataaaataaatagaattatCAGTCTTATTAAGATGTGAAATTAtttatacaatttaaaaaaaatgtaatactgtttaaattttagaaaaagtataataaaattaatactgatgaaactaaaaaaattatttttaaattaacaaatttctATATTCCTAATGGACAACGGACGTTTgattagaaaattttatttaaaaatttaaaatttatactaGCTAATTagaaaattctattttaaaaattttaaatttgaatttctaATACTAATTTCTAATTAAGTAAGTTTTTAaccatttcaatttttaaatttaaatttttttacttgccacatttataaatttttattattatcttttaagATTGTCTCTCCACAGTAGAAATactttcatctttttttctctctttaagtattttttctaaatttacgTAATTTATaaggttattaatttttagattgtatttaattttatttatttttatcgaTAAATAATAGGATTGATACTATTTATGacgaaactaataaaaattatttttaaattaacaaatttctATATTCTTAATGAATAACAAAcgtttaattaaaaaagtttatttaaaaattttaaatttgcacTAGCTAATTAGAAcattctatttaaaaatttgaaatttaaaactctAATACTAATTCCTAATTAAGTGGCTTCTTAAccattttgatttttaaatttaaatttttttatttgtcacatttataacttttttttctatttacttcgtttttcattgttattttttatattataacaaTAGAGGtacttttatctttttctctctttttactTATAAGTTGTTCATTTTCAATCTCTTTAACTATAAGTTAAATTTATTGATCGTGAGATTAAActtatatttatttgaaaaaagatacttttgtaaaaaatatatattattctcTGTAAAATATGTTTACGTAACTaaataaatgagaataaaaaagaaattaaagcaGCCATTCAAAATAAAATCTGTGCGATTTTACATAGACATAAGAAGACACTAATTTCATATTCTATTTGGTAAGTTAGACATGagaaaaaattgtaaaaaaattagtgtCTCAAGTTAAAAATTAGTGTTTCAGCATTTTAGAGagatataaaatacatatttttaataGGTGTTTGTGTATGAGTATGACTATGTCTTTCATCATTTTTGTCTCAGTAAACAAACACCATACATGTACTACGCTGTCATATGTGtactactttattttttttaataatatataaaatttgataataaaaatgtattatgtataatgtatatatatttttaattggttaaaaaatttatttatttgatatttttaggTATATATTGAAAGATGCAAGAAGTCCAAAGAGAAGTAAGATTATATTGTAGagaaaattaatattaaaaaacaaagaaaatacaAAGCAAAGCACAATTCAACGtagattttatataaaaaaataaattaattattttatcatttttgtttttaagttagaataatatatttttttatttggtatTTTTAAGTATGTCAGTTctatatatttagtttttatttcgTATACAAAATAACTAACATGTCATGAGTATTTTGGCCGAATGAAAACTCATAAAATAcaatattttctatatattatttagctattgacaagtaataaattattaatttacatTGTCTTCGTAATATGTTACTAAATTTGTTTAtgaaaaaattacagaaaattcGAGTGATAGTTCCAATGGTGTACATTTTCAATCGGTGTTGTCGAACATTACAAATAGCATTAATACAGATTTatttttggattattttttttGGAACTTACTTATGGGAATGTACATGCActttatgtattttgattttcctactatttatttaattataaactttaacaaaaaatatgtTCAAAACTAATATCTCGAGTTATCTTATTAGGTAATAACCCAACACCACATTGATCAAGGTCTCCAACTACTAATCTACACTCTGTAGATGAAAAAAATGATGTTCCAATATTAGTGATATTAGTAATTCGGGTATCACACATGAAGCATATGATAGTCCATGTCATCAGACAAGTCAACAACATCTTCAACAAACATCAAATAATATCTACCAGTTACTATGTTAATATGTTTTTATTACTTAAAGACCAAACATTTAACTTTTTAATTGGTCTATTAAAAACAATCATTGGTATATGctaaataattattatagatTCATTGGAGTATACAAATGGAATTAGATTGCAAAGGGATGTAAGACTGAATAGGAAGACTATGCTACTTCAAAAGAGACATGGTAAGATAAGCATGATAGATTGTAATTATCACAAAGCTAAAATTTTActtcttttatctttaataCTACCTTCATAATATATATTCATAATTCAGCTGATTCAAACATTTAACAtatattcatttttctttttttataatataaagtaCTTGATGTATTATCTCTAATGATTACAGGAGCAAGTacatttaattcaaatttagatACTAAGAATTATAAGAAGTGTGCATagctgaaaaaaaaaagacaccTAATACAAAGAGAAACATTTTTAAAGGAATTGACTacaaatctttcaaaaaattttcaagaagtTGAGGATATTACTGAAAATACGACTATTTTAGATGATTATGTGCAAATTTAATACCCAGCCATAATCGATGTTGCTGAGAATACAAGTAATTTAAGAAGTAGCAATATCAGCActttattatttactattgttatgctttttataaacaaaaaattatcgTTTAGTGttcaagttttaaaatttaaactaagatatggttatatattataatttttgtatttgaacATTGATCGATTGTAAAACTTAAATCTTGAAGTTGGCACAATAAAATTGTATTATAtgatcttatctttttaatccATAAATTACATTTTTCGGTAATCTTTtatgaatattatttttatacttaaCATGGTGAAAGAAaggtatatttttatataaagtatttgTTGCAGATATAACTAAAACAATTTATTATCTTGGTGATTATTAGATGTGATAGATATTGGTGACCCAGAATTTTTTGTCGGCATTGCGACGCCATGATGTGGTATGAGGAGAGATCAGAGAAGTCCAAAACAGGATCCAATTTTGAGTTCTCAATATATTGTATGCGAGGGAAGGTACAACTGCCGTTTTAAAGCACTTGATCGGACACTCAGGAATCTTATGTCAGTTACCGATCAACATAAGACACATCAACCATTTGGTGGTAAGATTGTTGTTCTAGGAGGTGATTTCAGACAGATACTTCCGGTGATTTTGAAAGGAAGTAGACACGATATATTAGCATCCGCTATTAACTCATCTCATCTGTGGTCATTTTGTAAGGTTCTGAAACTGCATACGAATATGAGGCTTCTAATGTCTTCTTCGGATCAAGATGAAGGTGAAATGAAGATATTTGCTAATTGGATACTTGATGTTGGAAATGGAAATATTGGCTCTGTTGTTGGTGATGAATCAGAAGTTGAAATTCCAGATGATCTATTGATTACAACTACTGATGATCTTCTCTCTCATTTGGTAGACTTTGCATATCTAAATTTGTTGCAAAACATGTCAGATTACAAGTATTTTCAGAGTAGAGCAATTCTTGCACCCACACTTAAGAGTGTCGAGAAGGTAAACAATTTTGTCTTGACAATCTTTCCAAGGATGGAAAATGAGTATTTGAGCTCTGACACAACATGTCAAACTGATGAGAATGAAGATGTAAAACAAGAGTGGTTCACACCAGAGTTTCTAAATGACATCAAATGTTCGGGACTACTCAATCACAAGTTGACTTTGAAGTCAGGAGTCGCTATAATGCTACTGCGAAACATAGACCAGACTTTAGGTTTATGCAACGGGACAAGATTAATAGTTAACAAACTTGGCAGCAACGTAATTGGAGCGACGGTAGTGACCGGTAGAAATATTGGAGATAAAGTGTACATTCcaagaatgaacttgatccctTCAGATTTAGGATTGCCATTTAAGTTCCAACAGAGACAATTTTCATTAACAGTATGCTTTGCAATGACCATTAACATGAGTCAGGGTCAATCATTATCACATGTACGGCTTTATTTGCCAAAATCAGTGTTCACCCATGGACAACTTTATGTTGCTTTGTCAAGAGTTAAGAGTCGCAGTGGCCTCAGGATTTCAATTCTAAACGAATACGGCAATCCAAAGTCATCAACAACAAATGTCGTGTTCAAAGAggtttttaataatatttaggtaagaataatattattttcattttaatagCATGTTATGATTTACACTTTTGTACAAATCTTTACTATAGATATAACTAATTTATCTATAActcttttttcaaatttgaaatgaaatgtGTAACAAGGAGCACAACATCCAATGATTTTCTAATGAAGTTAGTAAGATACTAGGTTGtcgataaatttttattagctttttgatataaaatttagGGTAAAATTAACATGTTATTATTACAGTTAtatatgttcttatttttttatctccCTCCTTATGGttcaagaatattataaactttGAACTCTTCTATTCATATTTTACtttgaataaagataaaacaACATATTTAACACGTTTATTATATAACGATGATGATAGTGTtatactaaatttaaaaaatatatgattataaaatattatttttaatttaacttatcaaatttaaatataagcCTGTGCATTGCACGGGTTTAACACTAGTTATAAAGGAAGAACCATTTGAGATTGATAAAGAGTGGATAAGACAAGATTTTAATGCTGATTATAATAAACCACTAAGAGATTGGTATTTTACCAACCATTCAGAAAATGAAGTCATTAGACTAAGAgaactattttatgattttatgaaagaaaatagaattagTTTATACTTCTTTGACTGGTACGTTAATTATTATTCCAAACCCGATAAGAAATTATGTCCTTTAACAAAACCAACTGTTGTTTGGAAAACAAGCTCAGGATCAGTAATAGAATCTGAATACCCTCCTAAAGAAACTATTAAAATACCAATTGGAAAAGACCTAGAAGTTGAAGCAACACCCTATAAAGATAGCAATGCAGATGGAAATatagaaaaaagagatattaaGAAATTACATCAACAATTAAACTTTACTAATACCATGTTAGATATAATGAAAAATCAATTAGGAAGAATGGAAAATATGGAAAAAGTCCTTAAGGTGGAAAAACCCATAGAAAAACCTATATATAAATTACAAAGTTTAGATAATATCAGCTTAAAATCCAAAGTAGAAACAGAAGTTGAAGAACTAAAAGAAAAACTCAGAAGTATTAGTCTAGGAAAACTGACAATTAATACATTAcaaaaggaagaagaattaGAACTAAATAAAATATCCTATAAAAGAGATTATCCTAAAACCAGAAATTATTATCCTAGACCATCACCAGTAGATGTAGGTCTAGAAGAACGAACACAATTAGTACAAAATAGTTTTTCAGGATCAGAATTAGTAGAATGGAATATAGATGGATTAAGTGAACAAGCCATTTTAGATCAAATGTGTAATATGAGTATGGCTGCAACTGCCTATAAGATGAGAAAAGCCTCTGATAAAGAAGCAGCGATTATGATAACCCATGGATTTACAGGACAATTAAAAGGTTGGTGGGATAATTTTCTCAGCATCCaagaaaaagaattaattattaatagtaTTAAACAAGAAGATCAGTCATCAGACGCTACATCCACATTAATATAtactattattaaaaattttgtaggAGATCCCAGTATTTTCAAAGATAGGATACATACTCAATTAATGAATTCAAGATGTCCAACCATGTCTGATTATAGATGGTATAAAGATGTTTTTATGTCAAAAGTTATGATAAGAGATGATGCACATGCGCCTTTCTGGAAAGAAAGATTCGTAGCAGCcttaccaaaattattttctgaaAAAGTATTACAAAAACTACAAACACAGTTTGGGACCCAGATTCCCTATAATTCATTAACTTTTGGACAATTTCATAATATAATAGTAGAAACAGGTATAGAAGTATGCACAGATACCAAGATacaacagaaaataaaacaagaaagtaTCACGGGTAAAAGAGAGCTTGGCACTTTTTGTTATCAATATGGAATAACTCCTGAAAAAGCATCTAGTGGACAGCATAaagttaaaaagagaaaattttataaaaaaccTAAATATAATATAGACAAACCCTTTTATTATGAACagaaatatcataaaaaattccaTAAAACCCCTAAAGGAAAACCTAAATTTTCTAATAAGAAAAAACCAGTAACATGCTGGAAATGTAAAAAACAAGGACATTATGCTAATAAGTGTACGAcagaacaaaaaataaacaaaatagaaaataaagaaattaagcATGCTTTGACAGCTATACTAATTAATTCAGAGTCAGAAGAAGAATCAAGTTATGAGGGTTCTTCTGAAACTGAAGACTATTTTATACAACAATTAGACTTTATGTCAGAAGAAGAGAGCTCAGGAGGAAATAGCGGAAAGGAGGAACAGGATAATAACAATTGTTTAGGAATAGGATTATGTAATTGTAGGAACTGTGAAAAAACTGTAAATGTTTTAACTAAAGAACAAACCTCTACACTAGTCAAAATAATTGACAAGTTAGAAGATACACCATTAAGGGATGAGTTTATAAGACAATTAGCTGAATTagttaaaaaagaagaagaaagtaagcaAGAAATAAGAccaatagaaataaaagaaatttataatCGTTTTAAAAACCCACAAGAAGAAGTTTCCCTTAATTCTCTCAAAGAAGAGATAAAAAAGTTAAAGAGAGAAGTTTCAGAATTAAAACAACAACATATTAATATGGACTACAGATTACtaaaaatagaaggagaaaacataataaaaatccaaGAACAATCTTTGCAAAATAATGAAGGGACTAGTAATATAACAATTCCCGAGAATTATATTAACCTAGGTacagaaaattatataaatattttaacatTATTAGTAAGTCAAAAATGGTTCACTACGATAACTTTGATAGTAGgagaagaaaaatttgatttaatagcTATGGTAGATTCAGGAGCAGATGTTAATTGTATACAAGAAGGATTAATACCCACAAAATATTATGAGAAAACTACAGAAAGAGTCTTAATGGCAGAAAATGACAAAATGACTATAGACTATAAGTTATCTAAAgcaaaaatttgtaaaaatagGGTATGCTTTGCCACTACATTCTTTTTAGCAAGGAATATATCTCAtcaagttatattagaaaatccttttactttattattatatCCCTTTAATGTCGACATCGACGGAATAACTTGTACAAGAATCCCTAATCATCCTGTCCATTTTGAATTTCTCACAAGACCAAAGCAGCATGAACTCAATATGTTACAATACCTATCTACACATGTTAATGTAAAGGAAACAGAAGTAAAACAAATTAATTGTTTGAGCCTAGAGAAAATTTTACAACAATTACCGCGTCAAGTTAATattatagaaagaaaaacaagacAAATTAACTACTTAAACCAAGAAGTTACAcataaaagaatagaagaacaatTACAAACTCCAGAAAtacaagataaaataaaagcaattgaagaaaaaattaaaaaagaattatgtAGTCTAAACCCCACAGCTTTTCAGCATAGGAAATTACATGAAATATCTTTACCATATGAAGATGGGtttaatgaaaaagatatacCAACAAAGGCAAAACCGATACATATGAACAAAGAGTATTTAGAATATTGTAAAAAAGAAATACAAGAATATCTAGATAAAGGACTAATAAGGCCTTCAAAATCACCCTGGAGCTGTACAGGTTTCTATGTAATGAAAGCATCTGAAATAGAAAGAGGTGCTCCAAGAttagttatcaattttaaacCTCTAAACAAGGTATTAAAATGGATTAGATATCCTTTACCAAATAAAAGtgatttaattaaaagattaaataaagcaaatatcttttcaaaatttgatttaaaatcagGATATTATCAAATTGCAGTAAAAGAGGAAGATAGATATAAAACAGCTTTTATAGTACCCTTTGGACATTACGAATGGAATGTTATGCCCCCAAGGATTAAAAAATGCCCCAAGCGAATTCCaagaaataatgaataatatattttatccgCATATAGAATTTACTATAGTATATCTTGATGACGTATTAGTATACTCAAAAGGAATAAAGCAACATATATATCATTTAGAAAAATTCATGAATATTATAAAAGAACAAGGATTAGTTTtatcagaaaagaaaatgaaaatttttacaACTAAAGTAAGGTTCTTAGGATATGAAATTTATCAAGGAACCATAGTACCTATTAAAAGAGCCATTAAATTTGCAGATAAATTTCCAAATGAAATAACTGACAAAAAACAACTACAAAGATTTTTGGGATGTTTAAATTATGTAGCAGAATTCTTACCTGGAATAAGAGTTACATGCGAACCTCTTTATAAGAGACTAAGAAAAAATCCACCTCCATGGACAAAAGAAATGacttttataataataaaaaaaaaaatgcagtAAAAGAAATACCTTGCATAAGTATACTAGACCCAACGGCTAAATTAATTGTAGAAACAGACGCATCAGAATTAGGATATGGAGGAATTCTTAAACAAATACCTCCTAATAGCTCAAAAGAACAAATAGTAAAATATCATTCAGGAATTTGGAACCAAGCCCAAAAGAACTACCCCACAGTTAAAAAAGAAATACTTGCCATAGTATTATgtgtttcaaaatttcaagaagatttatttaataaaacctTCTTAATAAGAACTGATTGTAAAGCAGCCCCAAATGTTTTAGAAAATGATGTAAAAAATTTGGTTTCAAAACAAATATTTGCAAGATGGAAAGCTAT
The genomic region above belongs to Arachis stenosperma cultivar V10309 chromosome 5, arast.V10309.gnm1.PFL2, whole genome shotgun sequence and contains:
- the LOC130980835 gene encoding uncharacterized protein LOC130980835, giving the protein MRRDQRSPKQDPILSSQYIVCEGRYNCRFKALDRTLRNLMSVTDQHKTHQPFGGKIVVLGGDFRQILPVILKGSRHDILASAINSSHLWSFCKVLKLHTNMRLLMSSSDQDEGEMKIFANWILDVGNGNIGSVVGDESEVEIPDDLLITTTDDLLSHLVDFAYLNLLQNMSDYKYFQSRAILAPTLKSVEKVNNFVLTIFPRMENEYLSSDTTCQTDENEDVKQEWFTPEFLNDIKCSGLLNHKLTLKSGVAIMLLRNIDQTLGLCNGTRLIVNKLGSNVIGATVVTGRNIGDKVYIPRMNLIPSDLGLPFKFQQRQFSLTVCFAMTINMSQGQSLSHVRLYLPKSVFTHGQLYVALSRVKSRSGLRISILNEYGNPKSSTTNVVFKEVFNNI